The Muricauda sp. SCSIO 65647 genome includes a region encoding these proteins:
- the dprA gene encoding DNA-processing protein DprA has protein sequence MSENEILAALRLQRVPHIGDITAKKLIAHCGSPAMVFEEKRQHLLKIEGIGQMTLRGLYDAEHFEAAETEWNFIKSNNIEVHYFVDEGYPQYLKHCIDAPILLFARGNIDLEERKIISVVGTRNSTSYGQAFCEEFIEHIAPLDPIIVSGFAYGIDIAIQRAAVERGLQTIGCLAHGLNQMYPRGHKKYASEIEKNGGFITEFWSASNPDRENFLKRNRIIAGMAEATVVVESAERGGSLVTADIAHGYNRDVFAVPGRGSDKFSVGCNNLIKQQKAHMLTSAADLVYLLGWKLEKKNQKQQQTQLFVELDDTEKSIYAFLQTNGKQLLDTVALECRLPIFKTSATLLNMEMKGIVRPLPGKLFEAI, from the coding sequence ATGTCTGAGAACGAAATTCTTGCTGCCCTTCGTCTGCAACGCGTGCCCCATATTGGCGATATCACGGCAAAAAAATTGATTGCCCACTGTGGCAGTCCGGCAATGGTTTTTGAGGAGAAACGACAGCATTTGCTCAAAATCGAGGGTATTGGCCAAATGACCTTACGGGGGTTGTACGATGCCGAGCATTTTGAGGCGGCAGAAACCGAATGGAACTTTATCAAGAGCAATAACATTGAGGTTCATTACTTTGTTGACGAAGGCTATCCGCAATATTTGAAACATTGTATTGATGCGCCCATACTTTTGTTTGCCAGAGGGAATATTGACCTGGAAGAAAGAAAAATCATCAGTGTGGTGGGCACCCGAAATAGTACCAGCTACGGACAGGCATTTTGTGAGGAGTTCATCGAACATATAGCACCATTGGATCCCATAATCGTCAGTGGCTTTGCCTACGGTATCGATATAGCCATTCAGAGGGCCGCTGTGGAAAGGGGCCTACAGACCATAGGGTGTTTGGCCCATGGCTTAAATCAGATGTACCCAAGGGGCCATAAAAAATATGCCAGTGAAATTGAAAAAAACGGGGGGTTCATCACAGAATTCTGGAGTGCCAGCAATCCCGATAGGGAGAATTTTTTGAAACGAAACCGAATCATTGCGGGTATGGCCGAGGCCACGGTCGTCGTAGAGTCGGCCGAAAGAGGAGGCAGTTTGGTCACGGCCGACATTGCCCATGGCTATAATCGCGATGTGTTTGCCGTACCGGGGCGAGGTTCCGATAAGTTCAGTGTGGGCTGCAACAACCTCATCAAACAGCAAAAGGCCCATATGCTGACCTCAGCGGCCGACTTAGTGTATCTATTGGGTTGGAAATTGGAGAAAAAAAACCAAAAACAGCAACAGACACAGCTTTTTGTCGAGTTAGACGATACCGAGAAGTCCATTTACGCCTTTTTGCAGACAAATGGGAAACAGTTGCTCGATACCGTGGCTTTGGAATGCCGATTGCCCATTTTCAAAACTTCGGCGACACTTTTGAATATGGAAATGAAGGGTATCGTGCGTCCGCTGCCCGGAAAATTGTTCGAGGCGATCTAA
- a CDS encoding SPOR domain-containing protein: MRAEHYIEELLYRYHCVVMPGFGAFLAHSRSAEIHSGTNTITPPTKVISFNGQLAKNDGLLVSHMAKALKLPYEEMLLEVEAISKEWHERLTQGEELDLIGIGTLSNSAGRIQFQPENKTNFLISSFGLSPFTAIPVQREILKEEVEELEERVPFLITPEKHKQRRLAPWLKYAAVILLAVSAGFTGYRFYHENTVNQEIARQEAQKEVSRLIQEATFFESAPIELPALNISVKKANKGSHHVIAGAFRIENNADKKVKQLRAEGHNALYLGQNKYGLHQVAYASFEDPKEALAYLKKIRRTESPDAWLLSEK, translated from the coding sequence ATGCGTGCAGAACACTATATAGAAGAATTGCTGTATAGATATCACTGTGTGGTCATGCCCGGTTTTGGGGCTTTTTTGGCCCATAGCAGATCTGCCGAGATACACTCGGGAACCAATACCATCACTCCTCCCACCAAAGTCATCTCATTCAATGGCCAACTGGCCAAGAACGACGGGCTTCTGGTCTCGCATATGGCCAAGGCATTGAAATTGCCCTATGAGGAAATGCTTCTTGAGGTGGAAGCCATTTCAAAAGAATGGCATGAACGCCTCACCCAAGGTGAAGAACTCGATTTGATAGGCATCGGCACACTTTCAAACAGTGCGGGAAGAATACAGTTTCAACCTGAGAACAAAACCAATTTTCTAATCTCTTCATTCGGATTGTCGCCATTCACGGCCATTCCCGTTCAGCGTGAAATTCTGAAAGAAGAAGTGGAAGAACTCGAAGAACGGGTACCCTTCCTCATTACCCCCGAAAAACACAAACAACGAAGATTGGCCCCATGGCTCAAATATGCCGCTGTTATTCTTTTGGCCGTTTCAGCGGGCTTTACGGGCTACCGCTTTTACCATGAGAATACAGTGAACCAAGAAATCGCTCGCCAAGAGGCCCAAAAAGAGGTGTCCCGCCTTATTCAAGAGGCTACTTTCTTCGAAAGCGCACCGATCGAACTGCCCGCCCTGAACATTTCGGTCAAAAAAGCGAACAAAGGCTCACATCATGTAATAGCAGGGGCTTTCAGAATAGAAAACAACGCTGACAAAAAGGTGAAACAGCTTAGGGCCGAAGGCCATAATGCCCTATATCTGGGGCAAAACAAGTATGGGCTGCACCAAGTGGCCTATGCCAGTTTTGAAGACCCCAAAGAGGCCTTGGCCTATCTCAAAAAAATTAGGAGAACGGAGTCGCCAGATGCTTGGTTACTCTCCGAAAAGTAA
- a CDS encoding acyl-CoA thioesterase, with product MGPKTPSESRTIMTDLVLPSETNPLNNLFGGELLARMDRAASIAARRHSRRITVTASVNHVAFNHSVPLGSVVTVEAAISRAFKTSMEIYIDVWIEDRFSGERTKANEAIYTFVAVDERGKPTEVPGIVPETELEKERFEAALRRKQLSLVLAGKMKPSDATELKALFTQES from the coding sequence ATGGGACCCAAAACACCCAGTGAATCACGCACCATTATGACCGATTTGGTCTTACCCAGTGAGACCAATCCTTTGAACAATTTATTTGGGGGTGAATTATTGGCCCGGATGGACAGAGCCGCCAGCATCGCTGCCCGAAGACACAGCCGTCGCATCACGGTAACGGCCTCGGTGAACCACGTGGCGTTCAACCATTCTGTGCCCCTTGGCAGTGTGGTCACCGTCGAAGCTGCTATCTCAAGGGCTTTCAAGACCTCGATGGAAATCTATATCGATGTATGGATCGAGGATCGTTTCAGTGGTGAGCGCACCAAAGCGAACGAGGCCATCTATACCTTTGTGGCCGTTGACGAGAGAGGCAAACCTACTGAAGTACCTGGAATAGTGCCCGAAACCGAATTGGAAAAAGAGCGCTTTGAAGCGGCTTTGCGCCGAAAACAGTTGAGCTTGGTATTGGCGGGCAAAATGAAGCCTTCAGATGCTACCGAACTCAAGGCATTGTTTACCCAAGAATCTTAA
- a CDS encoding aldo/keto reductase, with translation MNNITDLQGTFTLHNGIKMPYFGLGVYLSKDGQEVIDAVKWALEAGYRHIDTASIYRNEQGVGQGIRESSVNREEVFLVSKVWNADQGYESTLKAFDDSLKRLETDYLDLYLVHWPVAGKYKDTWKALEKLYRDGRIKAIGVSNFLQHHLEDLLQAAEIVPMVNQMEFHPYLVQQALIDFCRKNAIQYEAWSPLMQGHIFDMEEFKGLAGKYNKSIAQIALRWDLQKGVVTIPKSSKKERIIANADIFDFELSEEDVQLVNRMDKGKRFGPDPDNFDF, from the coding sequence ATGAACAACATTACAGATCTACAAGGCACCTTTACACTTCACAACGGTATTAAAATGCCCTATTTCGGGTTGGGGGTCTATTTGTCAAAAGATGGCCAAGAAGTCATCGATGCAGTAAAATGGGCGTTAGAAGCCGGCTATCGCCATATCGATACGGCATCTATCTATAGAAATGAGCAGGGCGTCGGCCAGGGGATCAGGGAAAGCAGCGTAAATCGCGAAGAAGTATTTTTGGTCAGTAAGGTATGGAACGCAGATCAAGGCTATGAATCAACATTGAAAGCCTTTGACGACAGCCTGAAGCGTCTCGAAACCGATTATCTTGACCTCTATCTCGTACATTGGCCCGTTGCCGGAAAATACAAAGACACTTGGAAAGCTTTGGAAAAACTATATCGCGATGGCCGAATCAAGGCGATTGGGGTCAGCAACTTTTTACAGCACCATTTAGAAGATTTACTGCAAGCGGCAGAGATTGTGCCCATGGTCAACCAAATGGAATTCCACCCCTATTTGGTGCAGCAAGCTTTGATCGACTTCTGCAGAAAAAATGCCATCCAGTATGAAGCGTGGTCGCCTTTGATGCAGGGCCATATTTTTGATATGGAAGAATTCAAGGGCTTGGCCGGGAAATACAACAAATCGATTGCTCAGATTGCCTTACGATGGGACTTGCAGAAGGGGGTGGTCACCATTCCGAAATCCTCAAAAAAAGAGCGTATTATCGCCAACGCTGATATCTTTGATTTCGAGTTGAGCGAAGAAGACGTACAATTAGTGAATAGAATGGACAAGGGCAAACGGTTCGGCCCTGACCCAGACAACTTCGACTTTTAA
- a CDS encoding murein hydrolase activator EnvC family protein, which yields MKSKIAHHIVLLLVLFFSTYTSTAQTSEQKALEAKRAQLQNEIKEINRLLFAEKKQKGNVLEQMEALDKKINVRQQLIRVTNQQSNLLNRQINVNIRSISKLREDLKLLKDDYATLIQKSYQNRTQSNRLMFLLSSENFFQAFKRWQYMKQYAEHRKQQGEEIIIKTDELAALNKELTEQRKVKEQLLAENMRVKNQLFKEIQSQKELLKSIRKNESAYAAAIEQKKKEARRIDRQIERLIRSAIASSNKRAGKSSSRFVLTPEAELVASNFSANKGKLIWPVEKGIKSQGFGVYADKVYPGIKHQNNGVIIATDKGAQARAIFEGEVITIFTNKTGIKGVYLRHGNYISMYYNLSKVYVQKGDKVAAKEALGDIYTNRFDGATTLKFYLYRDTDRLNPEEWIYQL from the coding sequence ATGAAAAGTAAAATAGCACATCATATTGTATTACTGCTAGTTTTATTTTTTTCCACATACACTTCAACGGCGCAGACCAGTGAGCAAAAGGCATTGGAGGCCAAACGCGCCCAATTGCAGAATGAAATCAAAGAAATCAACCGTTTGCTGTTTGCCGAAAAGAAGCAAAAGGGCAATGTCTTGGAGCAGATGGAAGCCCTCGACAAGAAAATCAATGTTCGGCAACAGCTGATCAGGGTCACCAATCAACAATCTAATTTGCTGAACAGACAAATCAACGTCAATATCAGAAGTATCAGCAAATTGCGTGAAGATTTAAAGCTGTTGAAAGATGACTATGCCACACTCATACAAAAATCATATCAAAACCGAACGCAGAGCAACCGGCTGATGTTTCTGTTGTCATCAGAGAACTTCTTTCAGGCTTTCAAGCGTTGGCAATACATGAAACAGTATGCCGAACACAGAAAACAGCAAGGTGAAGAGATCATCATAAAGACCGATGAATTGGCCGCACTCAACAAAGAATTGACCGAACAGCGAAAGGTCAAAGAGCAATTGTTGGCTGAAAATATGCGGGTCAAGAACCAATTGTTCAAAGAAATACAATCACAAAAAGAGTTGTTGAAAAGCATTCGAAAGAACGAGAGCGCATATGCAGCGGCAATAGAACAGAAGAAAAAAGAAGCACGTCGCATAGACCGACAGATAGAGCGTTTGATCCGTTCTGCCATTGCCAGTTCTAACAAAAGGGCAGGCAAAAGCAGCAGCCGGTTTGTGTTGACCCCCGAAGCTGAATTGGTGGCCAGTAATTTTTCTGCCAATAAAGGCAAATTGATCTGGCCCGTTGAAAAGGGGATAAAAAGCCAAGGATTTGGGGTCTATGCAGATAAAGTGTATCCGGGCATCAAGCACCAGAACAATGGTGTGATCATTGCCACCGACAAAGGGGCCCAGGCCCGCGCCATATTTGAAGGTGAGGTCATCACCATTTTCACCAACAAAACGGGCATCAAAGGGGTGTATCTACGGCATGGCAACTATATCAGTATGTACTACAATTTGTCGAAAGTGTATGTTCAAAAAGGAGACAAAGTAGCTGCAAAAGAAGCACTTGGCGATATTTATACCAATCGGTTTGATGGCGCTACCACGCTGAAATTCTATCTTTACAGAGATACCGATAGATTGAACCCAGAAGAATGGATTTATCAACTTTAA
- a CDS encoding DUF4292 domain-containing protein: MRIQNIVYIRYGLLLGAAMVFLVSCKSIKKVASGEVDTKLSTKRIIESHYDNETDFTTLSGRVRIDYSDGDSEQSFNVGLRMKKDSVIWISATLGIVKAYITPEKVSFYNKLEGEYFEGDYGYLSDLLGIELNFRKVQNLLLGNAVFDLRHQRYVSAIKRNNYELRPKRTDDVIKLLLLLEPKNFKTAAQFMAQPTEDRSLHIEYSYQESGGKIFPNQIHIQALNEGSTDIIVLDLKSLKVDERLNFPYRIPKGYKEIVLK; the protein is encoded by the coding sequence GTGCGTATACAGAACATTGTATATATAAGATATGGGTTATTGCTGGGTGCGGCCATGGTATTTCTTGTATCGTGTAAATCCATCAAAAAGGTAGCTTCAGGTGAGGTGGACACCAAACTATCGACCAAAAGAATTATCGAGAGCCATTATGACAACGAAACCGATTTTACCACTTTGAGCGGACGGGTCAGGATTGATTATTCTGATGGCGATTCTGAACAATCGTTCAATGTAGGGTTGCGAATGAAAAAAGATAGCGTTATTTGGATCAGTGCCACCCTAGGTATTGTCAAGGCCTATATCACTCCAGAAAAGGTATCGTTCTATAACAAACTTGAAGGAGAGTATTTTGAGGGCGATTATGGTTATCTCAGTGACTTGCTGGGGATCGAGCTCAATTTTCGAAAAGTACAGAACCTGCTTTTGGGCAATGCCGTTTTTGACCTAAGGCACCAACGGTACGTATCTGCCATAAAGCGAAACAATTATGAGCTGAGACCGAAGAGAACCGATGATGTGATCAAGCTTTTGCTCTTGCTTGAACCCAAGAACTTTAAAACAGCAGCACAGTTCATGGCCCAGCCCACAGAAGATAGGTCATTGCACATAGAATATTCATATCAAGAAAGCGGGGGCAAAATTTTTCCGAACCAAATACACATTCAGGCATTGAATGAGGGCAGCACAGACATAATTGTACTAGATTTGAAGAGCCTAAAAGTTGATGAACGCCTAAACTTTCCCTATAGAATACCGAAAGGGTATAAAGAAATAGTATTGAAGTAG